In the genome of Nocardia terpenica, one region contains:
- a CDS encoding nucleoside hydrolase — protein MGDIDAGDPRETPQSAWGSLLGFADRYADLGYRSLAEQLRAGGPPPPSVQGTPIIVDSDIGGDPDDAIAVTCAARNLPEVALILTADEHRGRRARFARHLLDLIERPDLPVVSGADLGNTRYHAVDGLIPDTVAEQPTDIVAAVRAVCAGTEGPVRWVGLGPLSNLAHVLRSAPELNARLVVTQMGGAIHYRRPDRAEHNFRLDPDAARYVVATARELLLVLSDTTFTDEIAIDSGTDIYRALAADAAPAWAAVLRAHLDQWFARFYPASLQHDPLTLTAALQLPFIDFTRRRISLGPDARMTVAGDDSEGHPTWITTGADYPAFRAWLSKQIHY, from the coding sequence ATGGGTGACATCGACGCCGGCGACCCCAGGGAAACGCCGCAGTCGGCCTGGGGGTCGTTACTGGGTTTCGCCGACCGCTACGCCGATCTCGGCTACCGATCCCTGGCCGAGCAGCTGCGCGCGGGCGGGCCGCCGCCGCCCTCCGTGCAGGGCACCCCGATCATCGTCGACTCCGATATCGGCGGCGACCCGGACGACGCCATCGCGGTCACCTGCGCCGCACGCAATCTGCCCGAGGTGGCGCTGATCCTCACCGCGGACGAACATCGCGGCCGCCGTGCCCGTTTCGCCCGCCACCTGCTCGACCTGATCGAGCGGCCCGACCTGCCCGTCGTCTCCGGCGCCGACCTCGGCAACACCCGCTATCACGCCGTCGACGGCCTGATCCCCGACACCGTCGCCGAGCAGCCCACCGACATCGTGGCCGCGGTGCGCGCGGTCTGCGCGGGCACCGAGGGGCCGGTGCGCTGGGTCGGCCTGGGACCGCTGAGCAATCTCGCCCACGTGCTGCGGTCCGCCCCGGAGCTCAACGCGCGGTTGGTCGTCACCCAGATGGGCGGCGCCATCCACTACCGCCGCCCGGACCGGGCCGAGCACAACTTCCGGCTCGATCCCGACGCCGCCCGGTATGTGGTGGCGACCGCGCGCGAGCTGCTGCTGGTGCTGTCGGACACCACGTTCACCGACGAGATCGCCATCGACTCCGGCACCGACATCTATCGCGCCCTGGCCGCCGACGCCGCCCCCGCCTGGGCCGCGGTGCTGCGCGCCCACCTGGACCAGTGGTTCGCCCGCTTCTATCCGGCCAGCCTGCAACACGATCCGCTGACCCTCACCGCCGCGCTGCAACTGCCGTTCATCGACTTCACCCGCCGTCGCATCAGCCTCGGCCCGGACGCCCGGATGACCGTGGCCGGAGACGATTCCGAGGGCCACCCCACCTGGATCACCACCGGCGCGGACTATCCCGCGTTCCGGGCGTGGCTGAGCAAACAGATCCACTACTGA
- a CDS encoding glutaminase domain-containing protein, with amino-acid sequence MRIDGVASLFAGAPGSPALPALHQVSLTVTATRSIYRFDGGGIELTVTFFSPVSPNDLQRQSVPMSYITVTAASTDGNSHNVAVYLDISGEWAHGDRNRNIDWAAQEVGSQFALSFAPTTPTVLAESADQASWGTVVFATDADPQLTWQIAEDTVARAAGAAGPLPDTAEPGPRGINDRWPVFAFARDLGTLTPGTPSPAMVVTIGHVRTPAISSLGTPLDPWWRTYWSDWPDMLTWFRADYAAALDEASGLDARLTSDAENICGAGTPTAEQYAALCALALRQAIGGTELVDRDGAPWAMLKEISSDGNVSTVDVIYPASPVFLYLGPNYLRLLLDPLLDYVRAGHWPQPFAPHDLGASYPNATGHNDGGGENMPVEESANLLIMSAALIGRLPADQTTALLTEYYPVLRGWAEYLVPNALDPGLQNQTDDFAGPIAHCSNLALKGILGLGAMSLIARAVGNTEDRTRYDSLARDYITQWATRSQDPTGPHLQLAYDDPGTWSLKYNGYADRALGLNLVPRQVITQEAAWYVARANDAGVPLDNRHTYTKADWELWTAAFLTDEPDARDLLIQRVFRFADTTGDRVPLTDWYDTVSGGRVGFAARPVVGGFFALLTLADRPSSGEDRG; translated from the coding sequence GTGCGCATCGACGGCGTCGCCTCGCTCTTCGCCGGGGCTCCCGGCTCGCCCGCTCTTCCTGCCCTGCACCAGGTTTCGCTGACGGTCACCGCCACCCGGTCGATCTACCGCTTCGACGGCGGCGGCATCGAATTGACCGTGACCTTCTTCTCCCCGGTCTCCCCGAACGATCTGCAACGGCAGAGCGTGCCGATGTCCTACATCACGGTGACCGCGGCCAGCACCGACGGCAACTCCCACAATGTCGCTGTCTACCTGGATATTTCGGGGGAATGGGCGCACGGCGACCGGAATCGGAACATCGACTGGGCCGCACAAGAGGTCGGCTCGCAGTTCGCGCTGAGCTTCGCACCGACCACCCCGACCGTCCTCGCCGAATCGGCGGACCAGGCATCGTGGGGGACGGTCGTCTTCGCCACCGACGCCGACCCGCAACTCACCTGGCAGATCGCCGAGGACACCGTCGCCCGCGCGGCCGGTGCGGCGGGTCCGCTGCCCGATACCGCGGAGCCCGGCCCGCGCGGAATCAATGACCGCTGGCCGGTTTTCGCGTTCGCCCGCGACCTCGGCACCCTGACACCGGGGACACCGAGCCCGGCCATGGTCGTGACCATCGGCCATGTCCGCACGCCCGCGATCTCCTCGCTCGGCACCCCACTGGACCCGTGGTGGCGGACGTACTGGTCCGACTGGCCCGACATGCTGACCTGGTTCCGCGCCGATTACGCCGCCGCCCTGGACGAAGCGAGCGGCCTCGACGCCCGCCTCACCTCCGACGCCGAAAACATCTGCGGCGCAGGTACACCCACCGCCGAGCAGTACGCGGCGCTCTGTGCGCTGGCGCTGCGCCAGGCGATCGGCGGCACCGAACTCGTCGACCGCGACGGCGCGCCCTGGGCCATGCTGAAGGAGATCTCCAGCGACGGCAATGTATCGACGGTCGACGTCATCTATCCCGCCTCCCCCGTCTTCCTCTACCTCGGGCCGAATTACCTTCGGCTGCTGCTGGATCCGCTGCTCGACTACGTGCGGGCCGGTCACTGGCCGCAGCCCTTCGCGCCCCACGATCTCGGCGCGAGCTACCCGAATGCGACCGGGCACAACGACGGTGGCGGGGAGAACATGCCGGTCGAGGAATCGGCCAATCTGCTGATCATGTCCGCCGCCCTGATCGGACGCCTGCCCGCCGACCAGACCACGGCGCTGCTCACCGAGTACTACCCGGTCCTGCGCGGCTGGGCCGAGTACCTGGTGCCCAATGCGCTGGACCCGGGCCTGCAGAATCAGACCGACGACTTCGCCGGGCCGATCGCGCACTGCAGCAACCTCGCGCTCAAGGGCATCCTCGGCCTCGGCGCGATGAGCCTGATCGCCCGGGCCGTCGGCAATACCGAGGACCGAACCCGCTACGACTCCCTCGCCCGCGACTACATCACCCAGTGGGCCACCAGATCTCAGGACCCGACCGGACCCCACCTCCAGCTCGCCTACGACGACCCCGGCACCTGGAGCCTGAAGTACAACGGCTACGCCGACCGTGCGCTCGGCCTGAATCTCGTTCCGCGCCAGGTGATCACGCAGGAGGCGGCCTGGTATGTCGCGCGGGCGAACGACGCCGGGGTCCCCCTGGACAACCGCCACACCTACACCAAGGCCGACTGGGAACTGTGGACCGCGGCCTTCCTCACCGACGAACCGGATGCCCGAGACCTGCTGATCCAGCGCGTCTTTCGATTCGCCGACACCACCGGCGACCGGGTGCCGCTCACCGACTGGTACGACACGGTCTCCGGCGGCCGGGTCGGATTCGCCGCCCGCCCGGTGGTCGGAGGCTTCTTCGCGCTGCTCACCCTCGCCGATCGACCCTCCTCAGGCGAGGACCGCGGGTAG
- a CDS encoding toprim domain-containing protein — protein sequence MHEGDGRRHHPSLGVIYNVGKRKTVVRCFAGCSDEAVLERLGLRVRDLFDGPMGVRGDGPRRGGARLSLVDRALLAAGLPLVRHKAELGRAVGPARVVATYVYRWPDGRREGKVVRVHIPHRNGHEKHFWQERMTENGWREGGFARIPFRLPEVVPAVRDGADIYVCEGEQDVLVACRAGLVATTNAGGALGWHADHARWLRGARRVWIVADRDAPGYRHAAEVARSLRGLVGATRIVQASDGKDLTDHFNAGHQVEELEPVPILDDHYSPEFPHVADRVVP from the coding sequence GTGCATGAGGGGGATGGGCGGCGGCATCATCCCTCGCTGGGGGTGATCTACAACGTGGGGAAGCGGAAGACCGTGGTTCGGTGTTTCGCGGGGTGTTCGGACGAGGCGGTGTTGGAACGGCTCGGGTTGCGGGTGCGGGATTTGTTCGACGGGCCGATGGGGGTTCGGGGGGACGGGCCGCGGCGGGGAGGGGCGCGGCTGTCGCTTGTCGATCGGGCGCTGTTGGCGGCGGGGCTGCCGCTGGTTCGGCACAAGGCCGAGCTGGGCCGGGCCGTCGGGCCCGCGCGGGTGGTCGCCACCTATGTCTATCGGTGGCCGGACGGGCGGCGGGAGGGGAAGGTGGTGCGCGTGCACATCCCGCATCGCAACGGGCACGAGAAGCACTTCTGGCAGGAGCGGATGACCGAGAACGGTTGGCGCGAAGGGGGATTCGCGCGGATACCGTTCCGGTTGCCCGAGGTGGTTCCCGCGGTCCGCGACGGTGCGGATATCTACGTCTGCGAGGGGGAACAGGATGTGCTCGTGGCGTGCCGGGCGGGGCTGGTCGCCACCACCAATGCGGGCGGGGCGCTGGGCTGGCATGCCGATCACGCGCGGTGGTTGCGCGGGGCGCGGCGGGTCTGGATCGTCGCCGATCGCGATGCCCCGGGGTACCGGCACGCGGCCGAGGTCGCCCGGAGCCTGCGCGGGCTCGTCGGCGCGACCCGCATCGTCCAGGCCAGCGACGGGAAGGATCTCACCGATCATTTCAATGCGGGCCATCAAGTCGAAGAACTGGAGCCGGTTCCGATTCTGGACGACCATTATTCGCCCGAATTCCCGCATGTTGCCGACCGCGTTGTGCCATAG
- a CDS encoding GNAT family N-acetyltransferase encodes MDLEIRPALAPGVGPPERIDLGDVLIRRWRPGDLVPRFEALTASFAHIHPWMDWLSEPTTLERQRVFGEAVAASWPSVDRGFNYGIFGGEGVVLGAVGLHDRLGPPAVEIGYWCHVAHTGRGVMTRSVAALTRAAFTLPGVGRVEIHCDAANVRSAAIARRLGYRLHRIRPREKRAPAESGREMCWVKERPAARPFGR; translated from the coding sequence ATGGACCTGGAGATACGGCCCGCGCTTGCGCCGGGGGTCGGGCCGCCGGAGCGGATCGATCTGGGCGATGTGCTGATCCGCCGCTGGCGGCCGGGGGATCTGGTGCCGCGGTTCGAGGCGCTGACGGCGTCGTTCGCCCATATTCATCCCTGGATGGATTGGCTGTCCGAGCCGACCACGCTGGAGCGGCAGCGGGTGTTCGGCGAGGCGGTGGCCGCGAGCTGGCCCAGCGTGGACCGGGGCTTCAACTACGGGATCTTCGGGGGCGAGGGCGTGGTGCTCGGGGCGGTGGGCCTGCACGATCGGCTCGGACCGCCCGCGGTGGAGATCGGCTACTGGTGCCACGTCGCCCACACCGGCCGCGGCGTGATGACCCGCAGCGTGGCCGCCCTGACCCGCGCGGCCTTCACCCTGCCCGGCGTCGGCCGGGTCGAAATCCATTGCGACGCCGCCAATGTGCGCAGCGCGGCGATCGCGCGGCGGCTCGGCTACCGCCTGCACCGGATCCGGCCGCGCGAGAAACGCGCCCCCGCCGAATCCGGCCGCGAAATGTGCTGGGTCAAGGAGCGTCCGGCCGCTCGCCCGTTCGGACGGTGA
- a CDS encoding EamA family transporter — protein sequence MAAMTHDAPVVNRLRTGLFLALLSASSFGLSGALARGMMDAGWSPAAVVAVRVLVGGVALLPIALRQLRGDWELLRRKAGLIVAYGLIAVAGTQLAYFYAVAHMAVGAALLIEYTAPIVVIGWLWARHGQKPGRATVLGAVLGVLGLVLVLDLRSGVGASWVGAAWALAAMFGAAVYFVLSARNSDGLPGTVLATGGLLLGGVVLLLAGAAGIAPLHAGTGPAVFADCTAPWWLPLLALGVVTAALAYASGIAATRLLGSRLASFAALLEVVAAIVYAWVLLAQTPRPIQFVGGALILVGVVTVRTGERPDAP from the coding sequence ATGGCGGCGATGACTCATGACGCGCCGGTGGTGAACCGTCTGCGGACCGGCCTGTTCCTCGCACTGTTGTCGGCATCGTCCTTCGGGCTGTCCGGGGCGCTGGCGCGCGGAATGATGGACGCGGGCTGGAGTCCCGCGGCCGTCGTGGCGGTGCGGGTGCTGGTGGGCGGGGTCGCGCTGCTGCCGATCGCGCTGCGGCAGCTGCGCGGCGACTGGGAGCTGTTGCGCCGCAAGGCCGGACTGATCGTGGCGTACGGGCTGATCGCGGTGGCGGGTACCCAGCTGGCCTACTTCTACGCGGTCGCGCACATGGCCGTCGGCGCGGCGCTGCTGATCGAGTACACCGCCCCGATCGTGGTGATCGGGTGGCTGTGGGCGCGGCACGGGCAGAAGCCCGGCCGCGCAACGGTTCTCGGCGCGGTGCTGGGGGTCCTCGGGCTGGTTCTGGTGCTGGATCTGCGGTCCGGGGTCGGGGCGAGCTGGGTGGGGGCGGCGTGGGCGCTGGCCGCGATGTTCGGCGCGGCAGTGTATTTCGTGCTGTCGGCGCGCAATTCCGACGGCCTGCCCGGCACGGTGCTGGCGACCGGCGGGCTGCTGCTGGGCGGTGTGGTCCTCCTGCTCGCCGGGGCGGCCGGTATCGCTCCCCTGCACGCGGGGACCGGCCCGGCCGTGTTCGCCGACTGCACCGCGCCGTGGTGGCTGCCGCTGCTGGCCCTGGGCGTGGTCACCGCCGCGCTCGCGTATGCCTCCGGGATCGCCGCCACGCGGCTGCTCGGCTCCCGGCTGGCCTCCTTCGCCGCGCTCCTCGAGGTGGTGGCCGCGATCGTCTATGCGTGGGTGCTGCTCGCCCAGACCCCGCGCCCCATCCAATTCGTCGGTGGCGCACTGATTCTCGTCGGAGTCGTCACCGTCCGAACGGGCGAGCGGCCGGACGCTCCTTGA
- a CDS encoding CGNR zinc finger domain-containing protein: protein MPFAHDTVASLAAAVDLVNSADEPDTLTEIAHLDEFFVRHRYSGTRTHDEAELAAVRALRAPLRRLLTSDRDTAVRLVNDTLATYHAVPQLVRHDELDYHIHAVPRDAPLPVRIAVETAMAMVDLIREDELSRLAVCADDNCAGIVLDLSRNRSRRYCSIACGNRNAVAAYRARRR, encoded by the coding sequence ATGCCTTTTGCCCATGACACGGTGGCCTCGCTGGCCGCGGCCGTCGACCTGGTCAATTCGGCGGACGAGCCGGATACCCTGACCGAGATCGCGCACCTCGACGAGTTCTTCGTCCGGCATCGCTACTCGGGCACGCGGACCCACGACGAGGCCGAGCTGGCGGCCGTCCGCGCCCTGCGCGCCCCGCTGCGCCGACTGCTGACCAGCGACCGGGACACCGCCGTCCGGCTCGTGAACGACACCCTCGCCACGTATCACGCGGTGCCGCAACTGGTTCGGCACGACGAGCTCGACTATCACATCCACGCCGTGCCGCGCGACGCCCCGCTGCCGGTCCGGATCGCCGTGGAAACCGCCATGGCCATGGTCGACCTCATTCGCGAGGACGAGCTGAGCCGATTGGCCGTCTGCGCCGACGACAACTGCGCGGGAATCGTTCTCGACCTGTCCCGCAATCGTTCCCGGCGCTACTGCAGCATCGCCTGCGGCAATCGCAATGCCGTGGCGGCCTATCGCGCCCGCCGTCGGTGA
- a CDS encoding TetR/AcrR family transcriptional regulator, translating to MSTGTRERIVTAAAELMRRQGYGATSVKQLTAAAGAPIGSLYHHFPEGKQQIAAEALRTSGAAYIQLLPLLLDPHEDLRAAVPAAFAAAAADMERSGWMNMCPVGTVAGEVADSEPALREVAAEVIADWVAQGTAYLAGRGLRTDSARELIIAMVGALEGAFMLARTLRSPEPLHAAGRSLAPYVDALLTENASA from the coding sequence ATGTCAACCGGTACGCGGGAGCGGATCGTGACGGCCGCGGCCGAGCTCATGCGCCGCCAGGGCTACGGCGCGACCAGCGTGAAACAGCTGACGGCGGCGGCCGGTGCGCCGATCGGCTCGCTGTATCACCACTTTCCCGAGGGCAAGCAGCAGATCGCGGCGGAGGCGCTGCGCACCAGCGGGGCCGCCTACATCCAACTGCTGCCGCTGCTGCTGGATCCGCACGAGGACCTGCGCGCGGCGGTGCCCGCGGCCTTCGCCGCGGCGGCGGCCGACATGGAACGGTCCGGCTGGATGAACATGTGCCCGGTCGGCACGGTCGCGGGCGAGGTCGCCGACAGCGAACCGGCGCTGCGGGAGGTCGCCGCCGAGGTGATCGCCGACTGGGTGGCGCAGGGCACCGCCTACCTCGCGGGGCGCGGGCTACGGACCGACTCGGCCCGGGAGCTCATCATCGCGATGGTCGGCGCGCTGGAGGGCGCGTTCATGCTCGCCCGGACGCTGCGGTCGCCCGAACCGCTGCACGCGGCGGGCCGGAGCCTGGCCCCTTACGTCGACGCCCTGCTCACCGAGAACGCCTCCGCCTGA
- a CDS encoding alpha/beta fold hydrolase, whose amino-acid sequence MPVVDTAAGPVHYAEQGDGPPVVLLHGLLMDHTQWDSVMGLLPSGFRYLRPVLPLGAHPEPMRPDADLGMRGLNRMVADFLAALGLRDVTLVHSDWGGALFLTAYGLDERVARLIALPCEAFDNFPPGLPGKMAVFGLRVPGALPIVLRQLRIGWLRRLPPLFGLMARYPLPDELVRGWTAPGLRDPRIGRDVRKYGTSLPPKAELIANTEALRRFPGDALVLWSSAGKVMPREHGRRLADLLPAGRLVEIDDAYVLSMLDQPEAVAKAMTDFLVGER is encoded by the coding sequence ATGCCTGTCGTCGATACCGCCGCCGGTCCCGTCCACTACGCCGAGCAGGGCGACGGCCCGCCGGTGGTGCTGCTGCACGGGCTGCTGATGGACCACACCCAGTGGGATTCCGTCATGGGCCTGCTGCCCAGCGGATTCCGCTACCTGCGTCCGGTGCTGCCGCTCGGCGCGCATCCCGAACCGATGCGGCCCGACGCCGATCTCGGCATGCGCGGCCTCAACCGGATGGTGGCCGATTTCCTTGCCGCCCTGGGCCTTCGGGACGTCACGCTGGTGCACAGCGACTGGGGCGGGGCGCTGTTCCTGACCGCCTACGGGCTCGACGAGCGGGTGGCCCGGCTGATCGCGTTGCCGTGCGAGGCATTCGACAACTTCCCGCCCGGACTGCCCGGCAAGATGGCCGTATTCGGCCTGCGGGTGCCCGGCGCGCTGCCGATCGTCCTGCGCCAGTTGCGGATCGGGTGGCTGCGACGGCTACCGCCGCTGTTCGGCCTGATGGCCCGCTACCCGCTGCCGGACGAACTGGTGCGCGGCTGGACCGCGCCGGGGCTGCGCGATCCCCGCATCGGCCGGGATGTGCGCAAATACGGTACGTCACTGCCACCCAAGGCCGAGCTGATCGCGAATACCGAAGCGCTGCGGCGCTTTCCGGGCGACGCGCTGGTGCTGTGGTCGTCGGCGGGCAAGGTCATGCCCCGCGAGCACGGCCGCCGACTGGCCGACCTGCTGCCCGCGGGCCGCCTCGTCGAGATCGACGACGCCTACGTGCTGTCCATGCTCGACCAGCCCGAGGCCGTGGCGAAGGCGATGACGGACTTCCTCGTCGGAGAACGCTGA